One window of the Saccopteryx bilineata isolate mSacBil1 chromosome 2, mSacBil1_pri_phased_curated, whole genome shotgun sequence genome contains the following:
- the LOC136326641 gene encoding polyunsaturated fatty acid lipoxygenase ALOX15, with protein sequence MGVYRVRVSTGSSLCAGSNNPVQLWLVGQHGEAALGTRLWPSRGKETEFKVDVSEYLGPLLFVKMRKRHLLQDDAWFCNWVSVQGPGASGDEFRFPCYRWVKGDGVLSLAEGTGCTVVDDLQGLFKKHREEELEERRKLYRWGNWKDGLILNVAAASISDLPLDERFLEDKKIDFEASLAKGLAELAVKDSLNILACWKELDDFSRIFWCGQSKLAGKVRDSWQEDAFFGYQFLNGANPMLLRRSSQLPARLVFPPGMEELQAQLEKELQGGTLFEADFSLLDGIKANVILCSQQHLAAPLVMLKLQPDGQLLPMVIQLQLPCTGSPTPPLFLPTDPPMVWLLAKCWVRSSDFQVHELNSHLLRGHLMSEVIAVATMRCLPSIHPIFKLLIPHLRYTMEINVRARTGLVSDMGVFDQVVSSGGGGHVELLRRAGANLTYRSFCPPEDLADRGLLGVKSSFYAQDALRLWEVISCYVEGIVSLHYKMDEAVKEDLELQSWCREITEIGLQGAQDQGFPISLQSRDQLCHFVTMCIFTCTGQHSSVHMGQLDWYSWVPNAPCTMRLPPPTTKDATLETVMATLPNFHQASLQMSITWQLGRRQPVMVALGQHEEEYFGGPEPKAVLNKFRKELAALDKEIEIRNAKLDLPYEYLRPSLVENSVAI encoded by the exons ATGGGTGTCTACCGCGTCCGCGTGTCCACTGGGTCCTCCCTCTGTGCGGGCTCCAACAACCCGGTGCAGCTGTGGCTGGTCGGCCAGCACGGGGAAGCTGCTCTCGGGACGCGCTTGTGGCCGTCGCGGGGCAAG GAGACGGAATTCAAAGTGGACGTGTCTGAGTACCTGGGGCCTCTGCTGTTCGTGAAAATGCGCAAGCGGCACCTCCTTCAGGATGACGCCTGGTTCTGCAACTGGGTCTCTGTGCAGGGCCCCGGGGCCAGTGGGGACGAGTTCAGGTTCCCGTGTTACCGCTGGGTGAAGGGCGATGGCGTTCTGAGCCtggctgagggcactg GCTGCACAGTGGTAGATGACCTTCAAGGCCTGTTCAAGAAACAcagggaagaggagctggaagagagaaggaagctgTACCG GTGGGGCAACTGGAAGGATGGGTTAATCCTGAATGTGGCTGCAGCCAGTATAAGCGACCTCCCGCTAGATGAGAGATTTCTGGAGGACAAAAAGATTGACTTTGAGGCTTCACTGGCCAAGGG GCTGGCTGAGCTAGCTGTCAAAGACTCTTTAAATATTCTGGCTTGCTGGAAGGAACTGGATGACTTCAGCAGAATTTTCTGGTGTGGCCAAAGCAAGCTGGCTG GGAAGGTGCGGGATTCCTGGCAGGAGGATGCCTTTTTCGGGTACCAGTTTCTCAATGGTGCCAACCCAATGTTGCTAAGGCGCTCCAGTCAACTTCCTGCCCGCCTAGTGTTTCCTCCAGGGATGGAGGAGCTGCAGGCCCAGCTGGAGAAGGAGCTCCAG GGAGGTACGCTGTTTGAAGCTGACTTCTCCCTGCTGGATGGGATCAAGGCTAATGTCATCCTGTGTAGCCAGCAGCACCTGGCAGCCCCCCTGGTCATGCTGAAACTGCAGCCGGATGGGCAACTCTTGCCCATGGTCATCCAG CTCCAATTGCCATGCACAGGATCCCCCACACCACCACTTTTCCTGCCCACGGATCCCCCAATGGTCTGGCTCTTGGCCAAATGTTGGGTCCGCAGCTCTGACTTCCAGGTTCATGAGCTGAATTCTCATCTTCTGAGGGGACATTTAATGTCTGAGGTTATCGCTGTGGCCACCATGAGATGCCTTCCATCGATACATCCTATCTTCAAG CTATTAATCCCGCATCTGCGATACACCATGGAAATTAACGTGCGGGCCAGGACTGGGCTGGTCTCTGACATGGGCGTTTTTGACCAG GTGGTGAGCTCTGGTGGGGGAGGCCATGTGGAGCTCCTTAGGCGAGCTGGAGCCAATTTAACCTATAGATCATTCTGTCCTCCTGAGGACTTGGCTGACCGAGGGCTCCTGGGAGTCAAGTCTTCCTTCTATGCCCAAGATGCCCTGCGGCTCTGGGAAGTCATCTCTTG CTATGTGGAGGGAATTGTGAGTCTTCACTATAAGATGGACGAGGCCGTGAAAGAGGATCTTGAACTGCAGTCCTGGTGTCGAGAGATCACTGAAATTGGGCTGCAAGGGGCTCAGGACCAAG GGTTTCCCATCTCCTTACAGTCCCGGGAccagctctgccactttgtcACCATGTGCATCTTCACCTGCACTGGCCAGCACTCCTCTGTCCACATGGGCCAG CTGGATTGGTATTCTTGGGTCCCTAACGCACCCTGTACTATGCGACTGCCCCCACCGACCACCAAGGATGCGACACTGGAGACGGTCATGGCAACACTGCCCAACTTTCATCAGGCTTCTCTCCAGATGTCCATCACTTGGCAACTGGGCAGACGCCAGCCTGTTATG GTGGCTCTGGGCCAGCATGAGGAGGAGTATTTTGGGGGCCCTGAGCCTAAAGCTGTGCTGAACAAGTTCAGGAAGGAGCTGGCTGCCctggataaagaaattgagatCCGGAATGCAAAGCTGGACCTGCCCTACGAGTACCTGAGACCCAGCCTGGTGGAAAACAGCGTGGCCATATGA